Genomic segment of Bacteroidota bacterium:
TTCAGCAAGTTTGACTTTCATCAACACTGACAACACCGAAATTCCTGCCGAAAATGGCGAAATTTTAGCACCTACCAACCTTTACAAAGAAGAAGGTCTAGAAATTGAAATTACAAGCGTTCATTCAGTAAAAGGACAAACACATTGTGCGACATTATATTTGGAATCGTGTTATCAAGGTAAACACGAATCTGAAAGATTATCAAGTCAATTTTTGGGCAATAGTTTTAATGACACAAAAGTTCATCATAAAAGTTCAGCTAAAATGGCTTACGTTGGCTTTTCACGACCAACTGACTTGCTGTGTATAGCTATTCACAAAGATAGATATGATGATTTATTAAACACAATTAACAAAGACATTTGGGAAATAAAGACAGTAACAGCAAACGCACAGCCGACACAACAATGACAGTGATACTAAACAACAATGGCTTACAGACACAGTGGACAAGAACGCCAGCTGGTAACATCGGTTTGGCAATATGGCGGCTGAAGTGCTTCTATGAAACATTTGTGCAAGGTTCAACAGCAGTAATTCTATTGAACTTTTGTGCTAAAAATCCGCCACATCGCCAAGCCGCAAAACGTTAACCAATGAAATCCCTCATACCCATCTTCACCCTATTCCAATTCCTAATCTCTTGCTCCACTCAAAGTCAAATAAACTCCAATTCGATTAGAATTGACCAACATCCTTTTCTGGTTGACCATTGTAAACAATTGAGCGTTTACGATACCGGTGGTAAACAAATTAATAATGTAAAAATGTATTGCGACCCTGGTGAAGGTTGCAACTCCTATCTATTTGAAACAAAGGAGAATTTTATAATTATAGATTGCAATGGACAATGGTTTTCCGTCAATAAAATGAATGGAGTAATAACTAAAGAAACATGGCAATGGGAAAGACCAATTCCAGACAATTATTTAGGGACATTTGTTCGAGGAAGCCGGGGAGAAATATATAGTCTGATCAAAGAGGATAGTTTCACAATTATCGACATTTACAAGTTTAAGGATCCAATTGATTGAAGGATAATCGGTTTAAGCCACGGGTGATTGTAACAAACCTTATACCCATAATCCCACCAACCTCCTAGCCTCCATTATAAAACCTCTAGATTCCCCCTCTACTAAACAACATTTTCCGATTTTCACCACATTTTCATCGTTTATCAATAAATATTTATTACCTTTGCCCAAAAACCCTACAACTATGGCAAAAACAAACAACTGGATATTCAAAGCCCTAATCATCATCACCTGGCTCATCTTTATCGGTCTGTGCATAGAAGCCGGGGGTTTGCTCGTAAATTTTGTTTTCAGTCTTTACAGACCGGAATTTGTGCAGAACCTTTACCAAAAACTGGATCTGAGTGAAATGTATGAAAGGAGTAAATTCGCCTTTTTCAGTATGTATAGTTTTATTTTGGTGATCTCGCTTTTGAAAGCAGTGTTGTTTTATATTGCCGTGTTGCTTGTGAGCAAAATTGATCTGGCTAAACCATTTAGTACTTATGTTTCGAAGCGGATATCTCAAATTAGTTATTATACACTTTCGATCGGACTATTAAGTTATATAGCAAACCAGAGCGCTAAAAATTTAATGCATCACGGATATGAAATTGATAACTTGAACCAATTTTGGGAAGATAGTCAGGCATTTATTTTAATGGCGGCGGTAATTTATATTATTGCCACCATTTTTAAAAAGGGAGTAGAAATTCAAAACGAAAACGATTTAACTGTATAAGCTATGCCAATTATTGTAAACTTAGACGTGATGATGGCAAAACGAAAAATTTCGTTGAATGAGCTTTCTGCAAGAGTTGATCTAACGTTATCGAATTTATCCATCTTAAAGACCGGCAAAGCGAAAGCAATTCGTTTCAGCACATTAGAATCCATTTGTAAAGCCTTAGACTGCCAGCCGGGTGATATTCTTGAATATATTAACGACAGGCAAAATGAGGAGTTAACATTTAAGGATTAAACACAGTATTGTTTTATATATTTTTAGTTTAAAGCTCTTAACTTATAACTTATTTGGATTTAAAATATATTTCATTTATGAGCTACAAATTCAAAAATGGTTATCGTAAATACAATCTGCATCTAAAATTTTATTCTGGAAAAACATTTTCAAACATTCCAGATCAAATAACCAATATCCATCATGCACAACTACAAAGACCAACTCATAAATCTAAACTTCCACGACAGCTCCATCAACTCCATTACCATAGAAGCCGGAGATCTGTTTGATCGAAAAGTGACGATCATGATCGATTATTATAACTGGGAAGGAAATAATAAACACTCAGAACAATGGATCTCTAAAACTTTGCAACTCACCATTAATCATTGTGTGCACTGTCAAATAAATGCTCCAAATCTGATGGAAGATACATTTGAAATTATGTCGGAGGAGTTTGATTTAATGTATGATGCTTTTATTGAAAAAGCAAAGAAGGAAATGGATAAATCTTATTTTGTTAATTTACGATCAAAACAATTGGATAATTTTTTATCAATTAAATTTAATACAGATAATTATGGCGATTCACTATTTGGAGAAAATGCAGGATTTATTTGGTTGGCGGGATTTAATGTGGAGCATACCTGGTTAGGAGAATCAATTGGAAGTCCAATTCATATTCCAGCCGGTTAAAAAATTTTATTAAATTTATTTATGATTTTTTTGCATTTCAAAAAAAGTAGTATATTTGCACTCAATGAAAAATTTATTTCTACATCAACTCCCGCAGAGCCTAATTAAGTTTAGCAGGGAGAAGTGTATTTAATATTTTTTTTAAAAAGATATTGCGCCCTGCTAAGAAATTAGCGGGGTTTTTTATTTTAACGGGATGTAGGTCTGTAACTGGTAGCAGTCCCGCCTTGGAAGCGGGTGCGTAAGCCTTGCACGTTCGAGTCGTGTCTTCCCGACGGATTAATTTTTTATTGAAGGATGGTGTCCGCCGCGGCGGATGGCAACACGCTACACTTTGACTGTAGTCATTGAAGGTTCAAATCCTTCTCCTTCAACTGTGTCATTGCGTCCGCCGCGGCGGATTAAGCGGTCTGATTGTGAATCAGATTATATCGGTTCGACTCCGATATGACACCTATGTACTTTTGGTAGGCTAACTGAATAAACCATGTGAATACGAATCACAAATTAAATACGTAAATGTTTCACAACAAATCATTTTCGTTGAGGAAATGATCATCAATTATTAAAGATTAAATTAATTTCATTTTTTGAACAGTATTAATTTTATCCTCCCTTTACAGTGAAATTGAAATTTTATAGATTTTGACCTGACAGGGTTAAATAATTTGATCATGAAGTATTTACTTTACAACAAAATCCTGAAATTTACTTATGGAAAACAAATACCCATTTCGCTTTTGTCACTTATACATAAGTGATAGATTTAAACAAATTATTTTTGTTCCTTTTTGCAAAAATGAAAATGGGTGGTATGCTGAAATTAACGACCTTATCATTGATAGTTGGCCATGTAATTTTGAAATCTTACAACACAATATTGAAACCATATTAGACCGCTATTCTTCGGTTTCACTAAATTCTAAAGTGAAATGGCCATCTTTTGAAAACAGCAAAGCAAAATCACAACAATCTTTTAATTCCGATTATATTTTGTTTAGATTAGAAACTGACCTAAGTAGAAATTTATGGTAGTGGAGAAGTAGAACGAATTAAAGTTAGTGCCCAGCCAACTGTTCTTGATGAAAATTATTCGTTGGTAGGTGTTGGACATTTATTTGATACTCAGGTGGCGCAAATTGTACTTGATATATTTAATGCCTGCCTGAAAATAAGAAATTGAATATCTTACTTAATTTGTAAATTAATTTGGGCCACAAGCATTTTCTGTGGAGTGGCTATCATTACATTTTATTTTTAGACATGTAAATGGTCGTTTATAATATTAAAAATTTAAATCCAACTCCGATTTATTAATTGCAGTTATGTCAAGTTTGCCACCTTTTGTTTGACCAAAAGGTGGCGCCAAAAGTCAAGGGCTTCACCATGCGGCTTAAATGTCCCTAATGCTTGCCACCCGGACCGAAAAAGGCGCCACAACTAACCGCAAATTATCAGCTTCGTATTAAATTTAACTCTTTAATCAAAATAGTACTTTACAAAATGGTGGCGCTTATTTTCGCTCAAATTCCACTAACATTGAAACTTTTGTTTTGATGTGGCGACGCATAAGGGACATTAAAGCCACCTGCTGATGCCCACCCTCGGCTCAGTAAACTTTTATGGAGGATCAAAAATCCGGAATTTTAAATGGTATCTTAGAACCCAAATCAATTATTTAAAATGTAAATTAAATACCATAATGATATTGTAATAAAAAATCAAGTTAATTCAATTCGGTCCTCTCAAAGGAAAATATCCTCTGCTCAACTTTTAATTCTGTCCCATTAATTTATTTTTTCTTCATCGCTAAAGAAGTCCAATAATTTATTTCAATATAATAACAGGAAAAAGATGACTTGATAGAATTAAGAAATATTTTAGATTTTATAACCCAACCCTCGCCCCATTCTTCCCATACTTCCCCCTATACTCCACCGCCGTCATCCCCGTATACTTCCTAAACACTTCTCTAAAAGCTTTCACATCCGCGTATCCAACCTCATACATCACTTCATTAATTGTTTTGCGCGTATTTTCTAATGTCTTTTTTGCGAGTTCTATTTTTACGCGTTGCGAATATTCGAGTGGAGTGTTGCCGGTGGCTTTTATAAAACGACGGTCGAAATTTCGGCGGCCTATATTAAATTTTGTGGAGAGTTCTTCTATAGAAATTTTTTCGTCGAGGTTTTTTTCAATATAATTTTGTGCTTGTAGAATTACTTCATCGTCGTGATGTTTTTGTCCGCTGAAAATGGTGAATTCCGATTGCGTATTTCTGTCTATTTCAATTTGAAAAATTTTCGCGCAAAATAATGCCGTTTGTCTGTCGTAATATTTTTCTATCAGATAGATCATCAAATTTAAAAATGAATATGCTCCGCCGTTGGTGTAAATTCCGTTTTCATCGGTAATTAATTTATCGGGTTGTAAATGTATTTCGGGAAACATCAATCTGAAATCATCCGCCGCCGACCAATGTGTAGAACAATTTTTTCCATGCAAAATACCCGTGGCAGCAAGCAAAAAAGCACCGGTGCAAATGCTGGCAACTTCTGCTCCATTAATATATTGTTCGGCGATCCAGTCAGCCAATGCAGTATTGAGCGCTATGGCTTTTTTATAATCATGGTTCAATGAAGGAATAATAATGAGATCCGTTTTTTCAATTTCGGCAATAGTTGTATGTGGTCTTACACTGAATATACCTGCGTGAAATTGCACCTCACGCGATGTTCCGGCTAGTTCTATTGCAAATATGGGGTTCTTACCGGTCTGGGTCCATTTTTCATTTGCCCTGTTAAAGATCTTATATGCGCCGACAATACTGCTCAGATTGTTGTTTTCGCCATTGGGCACTAGGATGGTGAGATGTTTCATTGCGTTAATTTTAACAAAGATATATCAATATCTTGTCCAAAACCACCCGTTAGAATGGCTATTTTACACCCTGAGTAAGTCTGCTTTTCATGTAAAACCTGTTGAGTTTTATTTTAAAATAAAAATTCTACTCCGGTTGGTTAATTAAACTTACATCAGATTTGCTACCTTTTGCTTAACCAAAAGGTAGCGCCAAAAGTCAAGGGCTTCGTCAACCGGTTTAAATGTCCCTAATGCTTGCCACCCGGAGCGAAAAAGGCGCCACGACAAACCGCTAATTATAAGTTTCTTTTTGAAATTAATTCTTAAATCATATTTATATTTTTCAAGATGGTGGCGCTTATTTTCGCTCAAATCGCACTACCATTTGAGCTTTTAATTTGTTGTGGCAGCGCATAAGGGACATTAAAACCACTTGCCGAGGCCCATTTCTCGCTCCGAGGTACTTTTACGGATGAGTAAATATTTTGCCTTAAATTAGGATTAAACCATTTGGAAAGACATGTCCAAAACAACCCGGTATAATGGCTATTTTACACCCTATAAAAGTATATTTCAGATAATACCTTTGCATTTGATCATTTAAATCTATAAATATGACACAGACAGAAATAGCCATAAAAATGTTATTCGACAGGTGGAATGCATCCATCAAAAATTTTGATGAACAGCTCCAAACCCTGAGTGATGAAACTCTGGAGGAGGAAATTGCTCCGGGTAGAAACAGAGGAATTTATTTATTGGGACATATGATAGCAGTTCACGACGATATGTTGATACTTCTGGATATGGGAGATAAATTATATCCGGAATTATTTGAACCATACGTAACATTGCCTGATAAAGCAGTTACACTAACCCAAACTGTAGCAGAGTTAAGAAAATACTGGGTTGATCAATGTGTAGTAATAAAACAAAAATTTTCCGAATTATCTGCGGAAGCATGGTTCGATAAACATACCAGAGTTTCTGCAGAAGATTTTGAAAAGGAACCGCATCGCAATAAACTCAATATCATACTTACAAGAACTACACATTTAGCATCTCATACAGGACAATTACGATTATTAAAAAATAATTAAATCAAAAACAAATGTCAACTTCAAATTATACTACAACAATTCTTTTAAATAATACTGCCACAGAAGTATTTAATGCCATTAATAATGTTCGCGCTTGGTGGAGCGAAGAAATTGAAGGTGATACTGAAACATTAAATTCCGTTTGGGATTATCATTATCAGGATGTACATATTTGTAAATTAAAAATAACTGAACTCGTTCCCAATAAAAAAATTGTGTGGGATGTATTGCACAACTATTTCAGTTTTACAAAAGATAAAAATGAATGGATAGGCAATAAGATCATTTTCGAAATAAACGAAAAAAATGAAAAGACCGAATTGAAATTTACACAGGAAGGTCTTGTTCCGGAATATGAGTGTTTTGATATCTGTAAAAATGCCTGGAATACATACATACACAAGAGTCTCCACGATCTGATCACCACAGGAAAAGGTGCCCCCAACAGCAAAGAAAATGCACAGACCGAAGATGAAAAGAATTTAGCTGCAACGGATTTTACTACTACTTTTTTTGTTGATCAATCGCCCGAGGAAGTATTTAATGCTATTAATAATGTGCGTGGTTGGTGGCAAGGGGAAATTGAAGGAAATACGGATAAATTAAATGAAGAATTCACTTACCGTGTTCCCGGAATTCATTATTCAAAACAAAAAATTACAGAATTAATTCCGTCACAAAAAATATTATGGCTTGTAACCGAAAGTGAAATTAATTTTGTTACCAATAAAAACGAATGGACAAATACTATCATCACCTTTGACATCAAATGGATAAATAATAAATCACAGGTTCGTTTTACACATGAAGGATTAATTCCTGCAATTGCTTGTTATAAAGATTGTGCAGGAGCCTGGGAAAAATTGATTCAGGAAAGTTTGGTGAGCTTGATTACGACGGGGAAGGGGAGCAAAGTATGGGACCTATGACGTAGGACATAGGTGTTGTATAGCATCACATAGGTAACACTTTTGGTCACTCCCTAGAGATCCTTGTATTTTGGGGTTGCCCTTAAGGGCGTTTAAGGGTCGATTCTATAGCAATACATAGGTAACACTTTTTCCCTTTGGCTTTAAATCAAACAAGAAGGTTATTTATTTTTTATTGTCATTGGATAATGAAGTATCTCTTTTATTTCGTCATTTTGGCGGATAATAAGCAATTGATTTTCAATATTAATTATGGCCACAACATAACTGTATTTTAATTCAGGCTTCATAATGAAAACCTCGTTAGCCAAATGAAGTTTTAGATCGCTTCGAATAAATCTGATATAAAAAATATTCCCTTCTGTTAGTGGTATTTTAATTTTTGGGTTAAGATTAGGCAGATGTATCGTGCCATTATAATAAGTAGGTGATAATTGTAACGATTTTACTTGATCTGGTGTTTTTTGCCCGTGTGCGCTGTAGCGATGATGACTATTATGGAACTGTATAAATTTTTGTTCTTGCATAGATAGATCTTCCAGATTTTTAAATGTATGCGTGTTCACAAACTTCTTCTGATAAGTATTATTAAACTGTTCGATCTTGCCGTTTCTCCAAGGTTCTCCTAAAGGAATAAAAATAACGACTACCCCTAGGCTAAGAGCAAAGCGCACAACATTTCCATAGCTTCTGGGGAATCGGTTGCTTCCCCGGAATGCTAATTCATTATCCATTTGTAAAGCGTCCGGTATGCCATGTATTTTCCAGAAGGAAGCAATGGCCTGAAGAATGTTTTCTGATGCTTTTGTGCGAACAGCTTCTACAAAACAGGTATGAGAACTTATATCTAAAATATTGACGCTATAGTATCTTCCATCACCTTTAATATATCTAGGCCCCACCAGATCTAATTGATGGGTATGAAGAAATAATTCAGGATATTCTATGGGTGATTTATAACCTGATGGCTTTGTATTTAATCCATGTTTTTTATTAATCGATTGATTGTCCATACCGAAGGAATAGGTTTAATTCCACGAAGTTCGCATTGGTATTGAATAGAAATTGCTCCGATTTGCGCCATCCTTTCGTTTACCAATTCCTTTCTGATTTGCAGAATTTGCGCCCCCAACTCAATGGATAAAGTTGAAGAGCTTTTTTTGGGTGCCTTACTTCGATCTTTAAACCAACTAAGTTCATCAGTTCTAAGGTTATATTGGTTTATCCAGTGGTGAACCCATTTGCGGCTTTTCTTAAATACAATTGCAATATGAGTTACATGTTCACCCTTTAAAAACCTTTGGACCGCCTCTTGTCTTTGCTGATACGAATTCATCACCTTTTTAGATGAGTATCAACCTTTTATGCTAAAAAACAAAATAAAGTGTTACCTATGTAGTGCTACGATAAAAAGTGTTACCTATGTAGTGCTATTTATCACATAGGACATACGACATAGGACATAGGACTGATTTAGGACAATGAAAAAAAGACATAGGACTAGGTTTAATTTTCAAATGAGAATTTCAATTCTGATTATTAATTAATTCACAGTCCCGAAGGGACGACAGATCTTGTAACAACGGACTTTAGTCCGTGGTTGAATAAAAAAAGGGTAATCCACGTGTTAGCGCTCCGGGTGGGGTATTACCATTACTGAGAGCCTCGCTAAGAGCGAGACCCTCAGTCGGTCCCAGTTTTTATTGGGATATTTCTCAATAAAGTAAATAAAAAGTCCCAGCGGGACGGCATCTCGGTAACTATCCTGGATATCAAAATCCACAAGTCCTGTAGGGACGGGATGTAAAAATGTTTTGGTAAGAATCGATTTCCCAATGATGTATTTTCGCTTCAAAAATGAATGCATTTAATGTTCTCTAATAACATCCATTAAACATGAAAATCTTCCTCCGCTTGAACATTTCTTTCATTTCATCCGCCGCGGCGGACGGGACTAGGGTGGTGCGGGTCGGATTTATGCTACCGATATTTCGTCCCTAACGAGACTTTCGCGGTACGGGTTGGAGTTGTGTTCCGGACATATTGTTCATGACGAAGCTATTTTATTTATATATCCAAACTCACCCCAACCCTCACCCCAAAATTCGGTGCCAGCGGATTATTGCGATAGGTAAGGCGCCAGATAGCGTCAACACGAATTAATTTAAAAATGTTTTCTAATCCGATCCCAGCTTCCATGTATGGTTTGGTGGGAGAAGAATTTCCGATGAAGAAGGGTTCGGTTTCTTTCAAATAATTGTTTGTTGCCTTATTTGCCTCGGAGAGAGATCCGTATGCCATTTTAAAAGATGCAACCTCGCGCAATTTTAATCGGTTTATGAGAGGAACCTTATTTAAAAAGAATCCCCAGAAACTATGTGTGATAAATAATTCGGCATAGGTATCGTTCACAAATTCGTATTCGTTCATGAGATTAAAGGTGCCGTGATTCATAAAATAGGTTTCGTTTCCGGGAGGAGATTCCAATAATAAAGTTGGAAGTGTTCCGAATATTTTTCCGGATTTTATTGAGACTGTTGTTCCTCCGATACTTCCCATGGTAAAATAATCTTTGATGGTAAATTCAAAGGTGCGATAATTAAAATCTCCTTCAAAAAGTCCATCCACTCCCATTTTATAATTAAAAGTGAACACCGGATATTTTGTTCCAATACTATAACGCCGATAATTATCAAATAAAAACTTTTCTCTGTACGCAAATCGAAATCCAAAATTGATCTCTGAATTTTGAATATCACTTACTAAAGAATCATGTCCATTGTAATAATAAATATCAAAAAGCGGATGCATATCCACCGTTGTTAAAGTAATGGAATTAGATAATCCCCAAATCCAATCCTTTTGATAAAACCAGGTGAATTTTTCCTGATCAATTAATTTTTGAGGAGTTTCTCTTCTGCGATAAATGCCGGATAATAAATTATCCTCACCAAAAGTTACAGCACCACCACTTCCAATATCGAGATCATTTTCGTAATTAAATTTAAATTGTTGCCAAGGTTTTTTACTTATCACCAAATTAAATTCTGATCCGTATTTAAATGTGTTATCCTTAAATCCATATGCGAGATATCCACCCAACGACATGCGTTTACTTATAAGATCTCCGGTTTTAACTCCCAGGCGCAAGCGCAATCCTTCCACCTCATTTGAACTCAACATATTTGCAAAGGGCCCGATGCGCACATAACCGAGATTCCAATATCCATACATCAAAGTATTATATATTTCGATCAGCGTGGTAAATGCTTTTATGTTATCTAAACTGTCAATCAGTTCGTAAACACCCGCTTCGTTATCCGTCAGTAACATCGGACGTTTATCTGCCCAATAACTTTCGTCATTAATTATTACACTGTCGCTGTAAACAATATCGTCTTTATAATGAGAAACTTCGGTAAAAATATCGGGATTAAAAATATAATCGGAATAAGTGGAAGTTTTTCGCGCAATAATGGTTGCGGTAGTTTTTCCGGGAGCAAATTCCACAATTAATTTATCGTCGGTCATTACCCATAGGGAATCTTTTTTATTATCATATTTCTGATAAAACACTCCGCGTTTATAATAATTAATATTAGCGGTGCTGTCGAGATTCATCAGCACTTCTTTTACGGCGAACGATCCATCTGCAATCCACATATATCCTTCAAAAACATTTTCCTGTTTTTGTTTGGGATAAAAATTAATTCGGTAACACCAGTCATCGTCAATAAAAGCGGAATCCACCAAAGCAACCTTATAGAAAAAATTCCAGGAATCACAAACAGGTGGGATAAAATTCTTGCTCAGCAAATACCAATAATTGTCGTAGATATTAAATTGTTCGTAATAATTTCCCAATACCTGAGTAATACTTGCATTATTAATTCCCGAAGTGCGGCTTGCCTGAATTACTTCTTTTTTTGATTTAGGCGTTTTTCTATAATAAAAATCAGAAACCGTTTCCGTAAAAAAGAAAGGTAAAAACGGTGTTTCATCGCTCACTGTATCAATATGATCGCGCAAAACGTTAAATGCATTCTCCTTAACCGAATTTGCTGTGCCTGCAGTAAGATTACCAATGTCCAATTCAATTTTTGTATATCCCTTCGATTTATATCCCTCTATATTTTGCTGATCGTTTAGTTTTTTATTTTCAATTACCTTACGCATTAAAACTTTTGCGGGTTCTTCTTTTGGTTTTATTACCACTTCATTTAAATCAAAATTGTTGGGAATAAGATATACATTATATTGCTGATTAATTTCTTTATTGAGCAATATGGTATCTGTTTTATATCCTATAAAAGTAATTATGAGCGTGTCAAAAGGTATGGAAGATTGAATAGAAAATTTCCCGGTTTCATCAGTAGTGGTTCCTTTATGTGCATTTTTTAAAAAAACATTGGAAAATTGAATGGGTTCGGAAGTGCTTTCATCTTTTACGGATCCTGTAATTGTAATATTCTGAGAATTAAGCAATATTGGAAATGCAATAAATAACACCACAAATAAAAGTGATCGATTAAAAATGATATTATATTGCAACAGCAGCACGCACGTAATTTTTGTTAAAGTTAATTAATAATGCATTTAGTTGTAAATGGCGGATGTCACAGACACAAGACACAGTCACAAGACAAAGGACACAGGATACATGACATAGGACTTGACACAGGACATTGGAAATAAGAAATAGGAAAGAAACGGTGGGGTTTGATTTCCTATACGAAGAAAGTGAGGCTCTCGCTCAAAGCGAGGGTCTCACTAAAGCATCAACCCAAAAATTTCGCAAGAAATTTAACTCCTTTCTCCTTTCGAGTATCAAGTATCAGGATATAGGTTGATTAAAATTGAAGAATTTACCTATTGAATTAAGCTTTCATTAGGATGTCAAATTATCAATAAATAATGATGTTCCCTTTTTTAACCTTAACCACACCTTCCTTCCCTAGAACCTTAGAACCTTACCCTTCGAATCTTCTCCCTTCTCCCTTCGATTCTTCCTAAACCGAATCTTCTCCCTTCTCCCTTCGATTCTTTCATAGATAGTTATATTTGGGGATATAATTTAATATTGATGATTGATTTTCGAACAGGTTTAGTAACCTTAATTTTTACTTTGTCATTTTTGCCAAATAAATGCAAAGGTCAGGCCGCGGAATTTGAGGTGGAATTTTTGGGGCTTTCGGAGGAGGCGATCACTGCATTTAACCATGCCACTGACATCTGGAGCAATTATTTAATAAGTGATGTGCCGATAAAAATTGTGGCGCATATGCAGCCATTGTTGCCGGGACAACTCGGAATCACCTTTCCCAACGGGGAATTAAATTACGCAGCAGCACCAATTGCAGATGTTTGGTATGCATCCTGTCTGGCAAATGCTATAACCGGCACCGATCTGAATGGTGGTTTTGCGGATATTGAGATCTATTTCAGTTCGCTGGCAAATTGGTATTATGGGTTGGATGAAAATCCTGGTCCCACTCAATACGATTTTGTTTCCACGGTTTTACATGAGATCTGTCATGGGCTTGGGTTTTTAAGTCTTTCGAACAGATCGGGAACAGTGGGTTCCTTCGGATTGATTGATGCCTCGGCGTTTGCGCCACTCACAACTACTTTTGTATGGCCTGCTTTGGATACGTTGCCATCGGTTTTTGATGTTTATCTTGAAAATGCAGCGGGAACTATATTATCGAGCATTATAAATCCTTCTGCCGAGTTGGGTACTGAATTGATAAGCAATCAGATATTTTTTAACAGTCCCGAAATACTGCTGGAAACCGGCGGTACCAGACCTAAAATATACGCCCCAGGCACCTTTACACTTGGGTCAAGTCTTTCGCATTGGGACGAGGCCACCTATCCTGTTGGCAACGACAATGAATTTATGACTCCCCAGGCGGCGGCCGGTCACGCAGATCATGAACCGGGAATTTTAACGCTCACCGTTTTAGAAGAAATTGGTTGGGAAATTAATTACGATACCGCTACCATATCGTTGGAAAATATAAATGAATCGGATATAAAAATATTCCCAAACCCGACACATGATATA
This window contains:
- a CDS encoding DUF2975 domain-containing protein, with the translated sequence MAKTNNWIFKALIIITWLIFIGLCIEAGGLLVNFVFSLYRPEFVQNLYQKLDLSEMYERSKFAFFSMYSFILVISLLKAVLFYIAVLLVSKIDLAKPFSTYVSKRISQISYYTLSIGLLSYIANQSAKNLMHHGYEIDNLNQFWEDSQAFILMAAVIYIIATIFKKGVEIQNENDLTV
- a CDS encoding helix-turn-helix transcriptional regulator: MPIIVNLDVMMAKRKISLNELSARVDLTLSNLSILKTGKAKAIRFSTLESICKALDCQPGDILEYINDRQNEELTFKD
- a CDS encoding helix-turn-helix domain-containing protein, coding for MKHLTILVPNGENNNLSSIVGAYKIFNRANEKWTQTGKNPIFAIELAGTSREVQFHAGIFSVRPHTTIAEIEKTDLIIIPSLNHDYKKAIALNTALADWIAEQYINGAEVASICTGAFLLAATGILHGKNCSTHWSAADDFRLMFPEIHLQPDKLITDENGIYTNGGAYSFLNLMIYLIEKYYDRQTALFCAKIFQIEIDRNTQSEFTIFSGQKHHDDEVILQAQNYIEKNLDEKISIEELSTKFNIGRRNFDRRFIKATGNTPLEYSQRVKIELAKKTLENTRKTINEVMYEVGYADVKAFREVFRKYTGMTAVEYRGKYGKNGARVGL
- a CDS encoding DinB family protein, translating into MTQTEIAIKMLFDRWNASIKNFDEQLQTLSDETLEEEIAPGRNRGIYLLGHMIAVHDDMLILLDMGDKLYPELFEPYVTLPDKAVTLTQTVAELRKYWVDQCVVIKQKFSELSAEAWFDKHTRVSAEDFEKEPHRNKLNIILTRTTHLASHTGQLRLLKNN
- a CDS encoding SRPBCC domain-containing protein, which codes for MSTSNYTTTILLNNTATEVFNAINNVRAWWSEEIEGDTETLNSVWDYHYQDVHICKLKITELVPNKKIVWDVLHNYFSFTKDKNEWIGNKIIFEINEKNEKTELKFTQEGLVPEYECFDICKNAWNTYIHKSLHDLITTGKGAPNSKENAQTEDEKNLAATDFTTTFFVDQSPEEVFNAINNVRGWWQGEIEGNTDKLNEEFTYRVPGIHYSKQKITELIPSQKILWLVTESEINFVTNKNEWTNTIITFDIKWINNKSQVRFTHEGLIPAIACYKDCAGAWEKLIQESLVSLITTGKGSKVWDL
- a CDS encoding transposase — its product is MDNQSINKKHGLNTKPSGYKSPIEYPELFLHTHQLDLVGPRYIKGDGRYYSVNILDISSHTCFVEAVRTKASENILQAIASFWKIHGIPDALQMDNELAFRGSNRFPRSYGNVVRFALSLGVVVIFIPLGEPWRNGKIEQFNNTYQKKFVNTHTFKNLEDLSMQEQKFIQFHNSHHRYSAHGQKTPDQVKSLQLSPTYYNGTIHLPNLNPKIKIPLTEGNIFYIRFIRSDLKLHLANEVFIMKPELKYSYVVAIINIENQLLIIRQNDEIKEILHYPMTIKNK
- a CDS encoding helix-turn-helix domain-containing protein produces the protein MNSYQQRQEAVQRFLKGEHVTHIAIVFKKSRKWVHHWINQYNLRTDELSWFKDRSKAPKKSSSTLSIELGAQILQIRKELVNERMAQIGAISIQYQCELRGIKPIPSVWTINRLIKNMD